Below is a genomic region from bacterium.
CGGCCAAACCCGGTCACACGATGGCCTCGCCGGTCCCGATTTCAAATCAGCGGATTGAAGACGATAAAACTCAGCGCCCGTGTCACGTCGCGCGTCTGGCCGTCCTCGTGATGGAACGAGGTGTAGGTGACGCGGCCGGCGCCGAAAGGAAATTGCACGAGCAACGGGCCGTCGGTCACCGTCGCGATATCTTCAAAGCCGAAGACCTCGTAATCTCCGCGAACCAGCACCTGCGTTTCGTCGCCCGTGTCCGCGATCGAGACCCACGCCCCGAGATTGAATTCGATCTCCATGACGCCGGCGCCCAGGTATGCCGCGAGCGCGTCGCTTTCGACGACGCCCTCCGCGTAAGTGGAATAGCCGATGTGCGCGAAATCCGGAAACGCGATCGCGTCCGGCCACGCGTCGACGATGTAAGTAAACGCCCAGTCCGACACGTACAGCCCGCCGCCGGCCTTCACGTAGCCGCGCAACGCCTCGATGATTTCGGGGTCGCCGACGATCGGATTGTTCGTGCAGTTGATGAACACGTAGTCGTACTGTTTGAGAAGGGCTTCGTCGCGCAGATCGCGCGGGCGGATGATGTCGAAATCCTGCCCCTCGCGGTATCCCATCCGGGCGAGCAAATCCTGAATCGCGTCGTAGTCGAAATCGCCGGTCTGGAAATTTTCCTTGGTGACGACGACGGCCATGTGGAAGTCGATCGGCCGTATCGGCACCTCGACGTAGTTTCCCCGCGAGACGCAGATCTTCACCGTCGCTTCGCCCGCGAAGCCGTTCTTTTCCGCACGAATACGCTGGTCACCGCCGGGAACTTTGTCGAAGTGGAAATCGCCTTGACCGTCGGAGACCGTTTGAAGGCTCTCGCCGATCACGGTGACATCGGCGCCGTTGACGGGCGTCACGAAATCCGGAGCGACCACCCGCCCCGACAGTTCGGCGTCCCCGGGCGTGCAATCCTGTTCGTCGGCGCCGCCCGAGTTCGCGAACGGCGCGGTTTCCTCTCCTTCGCACGAGCACGACGGCGCGCCAATCGCCATCGCCGCGACGGCGATCGAAACGAAAAACGCGCGCAGTCTTCCCCGCATCGGATGACCCTTATTTCGATTTTCGACGAGCACGATTCTATCACGAATCGCGTGCGTTCAACGCCGATTCGCCTGGATCTGTTCGTAGATCGCGGCGGTCAGATCGCCGATGTTCGGGTTCGGGCAGAGCACCGTTTCGTAGGCGTACGGCGCGGTGGCGAACTGGTCCGGCGTCAGGATGTAGCCGAGCCAGTCCTGCCCAAGGCCGATCAGCATTTGCGCCTCGCCGCCCATCCCGGTCCGAAGGGGACCGCTGTAATTCGGGACGTATTCGCCGGGCAGCGTTCCGAAAACGACCGGCCCGACGTTGAAGGCGCTGATGCGCGCGTACGCCGTTCCGCCAAGCGGCGGGATGTCGCGGGCGATCAGGCCGAGCTTGCCGGCAAGCGCGAACACCGGGTTCACAAGCGTGCTTTCGAGCGTGACGTTCGCCAAAAAATCGATGGACGGATTTTCGATCGGCTCCGCGACGGCCAAGAGGGCGCCTACGTCGTCCGCGAGCGTTGCGCCGACCGTTTCCACCTCGTCCCATTCGTCGGCGTCAACCCACCGGGGATCGGGCTGGATCATCGCGCCGAGCAGGCCGTTGACGAAAACGTGCACGCCGCCGAAATCTTCCGCCATCTCCCGGCTATACACGCCGGGAAAGTCCGCGGAGACGAGCGTGTTTTCTTCGCCCATCACGGTCGGATGCGCGGCCCAGTTCATGACGGAGCCGAGCATCGCGCCACCTTCGTCGTACGCGAAAAGCGCGGTCATCGTGTCGTCGATCGTCTTGTCCGGATCGTCGATGATGTTCTTGTGCAGCGCCGCCTCCTCGCCCGCCGCAAAGGCGAACGACGCCGGCACGCGCGCATCCCACGCCGCGGCGCCCGCCTCGACCGCGCCGGTGAGGATCGACTCGATCACCGCCGCCTGCCGGCCGGAGATCGGCGGGATGAGCACGCCCCAGATGCCGATGGTGTCCGGACCGTGATGCGTGTGCGTTGACGCCACGATGACGTTGTCCGGCGAAAGGCCGGTCGCCTCGGCGATATCCTCGGCGATGATGTCCACGTCGTTTTTCACAAGGCCGACAAGGTCGAGCACGACAAGGAGGACGGGGCCGCCGCCCGTGGGGTCATCGAAGGCAACGGCGCGCGCGTAGAGGGGATCGTGCACGCCGGTTGACCAGCGGCAGTTGTCCTCGGACAGGAAAAACGTGCCGTAGCCCGCCATCTTCACTGGCTCGACGGGCGTGATATCGACCTCGGCGAAACCGGCCTTGAAACGCGGATCGATATCGTCGTCGCCCGTGTCGTCGTCATTCGCATCGTCATCGTTCGCGTCATCGTCGATCGTGTCGTCGTCGATCGTGTCATCGTCCACGTCATCGTCGTTGGCGTCGTCGTCGGATGCGGAGTCGTCGTCGCCCGCGGTATCCGAATCGTCGTCGTCAGCCGATCCGCACGCGCAGCCCATGGAGAACGTTAAAGGAATCAATAGGGCGGATAGAACAGTGTAAAAAAGACTCATTTTCGCGAAGTCAATATCCAGATGATTCCGAAAATGCCAACGCGGCCTGGATATCGTCGATCGTGAGTTGGGGATAGTGGCCGACGATTTCCTCGTTCACCATGCCGTCTGCGAGTCCGTCGAGGATTACGGCGATCTCAATGCGCGTATCCCGAACGCATGGCTTTCCGCCGCATACGCCGGGATTGACGGTAATCCGATTGAACATCTCTTCGCGTGTCATCGTAGGACTCCCACGACAATTGTCCGTCCGCAAGGGCGTGGCGTCAATCGACGTACAAAAGCACCACGACTACCGCGAACCAGAGCGCGATGTTGGCAAGCAGCGGGCGATCGGAGACGAGCACCTTGCTGGGGCTGCCGCCTTCTTCCCTTTGGTGCACGAGGTAGAGGTAGCGGAAGATGCCGTAGATCACGAACGGGATCGTGAAGGGCAGTTTGTCGGTTCCGAGCTTGGCGACCGTGACGGGATCGAGCGTATAGAGCGCGTAAGCGATGACCGTGCTCGCCGTGACGACGGCGATCATCTGGTCCAGGTAATAGGGCGAGTATTCCTGCAGGATGCGCCGGTGCTCGCCCGCGCCCCCGGAGAGCAGGACCAGCTCGTGCCGGCGCTTGCCGAAGCCGAGAAACAGCGCGAGCAGCGTCGTGCAGATGACGATCCACATGCCGATCGGCACGTCGAGGATCGCCGCGCCGGCGAGCACGCGCAAAACGAATCCCGCGGCGATGCACCCGACGTCCAGAATCACGACGTGTTTCAGGTGCAGCGTGTACGCGATCTGCAAGGCGAGATACGCAAGCGCGATGGCGAACACGTCGAGCCCGGCGGTCAGCGTGATGAGGTTTAGCGCGAGCATCCCGGCAAGCCCCGCCGCCGCCAGAAAAATCATCGCACGATGCGCGAGCGCGATGGGCACCTGCCCCGAGGCGATCGGCCGGAACCGCTTGTTCGGATGGCGGCGGTCCTGCTCCACGTCGCGGATGTCGTTGAAAAAATATACCGAGGACGACAGCAGGCAGAACGCGGCGAACCCCCCGGCCACGGCGGCGACGCTGCGCGTATCCGTGAGCCGGCCGGCAAACACGAGCGCCGGGAAGAGCATGAAATTCTTGATCCACTGCCCCGGCCGTCCCGCGCGCAAAAGCGCGACGCCAAGCGCCAGGCCGCGCGCCCTCCCCCCCGCCGGAGGCGGGTTCATGATGTCGGCGGTATCGTCCATCGGCGCGGATGCTAACGGCGCATGAGGAATTAGGAAATAGGAATTAGGAACCAGGAAAGAGGAAAGAGACGGCGAGCACGTTCGTGTCGCGCGGAAATGCGCGGTTTGCGTCGATGGCGCGCGTTCATCCGTCCACGGCGTCCATCAAGTCCGTTGTGTCCATTTCCCATTTGGGAACTGGAAGACGAAAAGTGAGCGGCGCGGCGACGCATTGACCTGTTAGACGCGCGTGGCAAGATGCGCACATGATTTCCGAGACGTGGAAAGGCCGGCTCCAGATCGCGGGCGCGATCGCGCTATCGATCCTTTTTGGCGCCGTCGTCGTGACGTGCGCGGTATCCGAGAACCCCACGGCGACGCTCGCGCATCTTTTTTCGCCGACGCCCGCGCCGACGCCCCTGCCCGCACGTCCGATCGGCGGCGTGACACGCATGCCGTCGGTCGGCGAGCCCCCGGTTTCCATGCCTTCGGACGAGCAACGGGCCGAGTGGGATTCGCTGCCCGTCGGACGGGACGCCGCGCCCGCGCCCATCGAATCGGCCTGGGCGCCCGGAAGCGCCTCCGCCGCCGCGGCCGACGACGGCACGTCGTAAATTCGGCGCGCGATTTTTTCGCCGTCGATCGGGAGTACACGTGAGTCCGGAATTTTCGGCCGAAACCATCTCGCCGGATCCGATCGAGCCGGGTCGATCCCCGCAAACGGCGACCGCGCCGAAAAGGCCGCGCATCGCGATCCTCATCGCGTTTTTCATTCTCATCGGCGCCGCCGTCCCGTTATTTTCGTTGGTCGGTCCGGAATGCCACAGTGAGCGCCTGCTCAAAACCGGCACACCGGCCCAGGGAACAATTTTATCCATCGACGACACCGGCAACCGCTTCAACGATCAACCGCAGGTGCGCATTCGCCTGACCGTCGAACCACCCGGCGGCGCGCCGTACGAGACGTCGGTGAAGATGATCATCTCCCCCGTGCACCTGCCGCAATTTCAGCCCGGCAAACGCGTGAAATTGCGCTTCGATCCCGGCGACCCGAGGGATGTAGCTATCGAAGCGGTCATGGAATAGGTGCGCGTCGCACGGATGACCTGTCACCGGATGCCGGATCCCGGTAGCCTTCCGTCATGACCTGGCGCAAATGCCCCAACTGCGGCGCGCCCGCCTCGCGCGGGGCGACCCGGTGCCTCTACTGCGGCTCGGAATGGTGGGGGCCCATCGAAGGCGACGGCGACGAACCCGAATTTTCGGGCGATCGCGAACGGGCGCCTACCGGCGGCGCCGCACCCGCCATCGTGCCGATGGGCGCGAACGCCACACGCGCGGGCTTTTTTCGCACCTTCCTGTTCGTCGTCCTTGTTCCGTGCTGCCCGCCGGTCGCGCTTTTGTGGCTGTGGCTGGCGATGCCGTGGAGACGTGGGCGCAAGGCGCTTTTCACGGGGATCATTCTTGCGCTCATCGCCTGGGCTGCTTACGAGATCGACGACGCGACCGTTCGCGTGGATGGCCCGAAGTTTTCGACCAGCGCGCCCGACCTCGCCGGCCGCGCGCACGAGACGATCGGCGTGGATGATGTCTTCCGCCTGATGCGCGACGAGGCGCTCCCGCGCGAAACGCGAAAGGAGCGATTCCTTGCCCAGTACGCCGGGCGGTGGGTGCGTTGGAGCGGAACGGTCGATGAAGTCAGCACCTACACCACGATGGCCTCGGAGGTACGCGTCGACCCATTCGGCGTTCCGCCGCCGGCCCCCAAACGGCTCGTGCGCGCGTTCATGGATCCGGCCGCCAACGCGATGATCAACGATCTCACCGAAGGCGCTCCGGTCACCGTCAGCGGCCGGCTTTTCGGTTACGACTTCTTTTTGCACCGCGTTGAAATCGCCGACGCGATTCCGGTCAACGGCGCCCCCGCGTCGGGCGAACCGTTGCCTGGATTTGACCTGCCCGATAATGGCCCGAACGACGATGCCGTATCTCCGGATTTGGCCCAAACCGCGGACGCCGAGCCATCCCCCAAAACCGGCGACAATCCTCCCGCGGCGTCGAAATAGCGGGCGCAGGATTGGTCGGCGACGGGCTCAAACCGTTGATTTTGCGCTGGAATTGTCGCTTATTTAACCTCCTCTGTTTCTGGCGTTTCTGTTTTCCGTCACACAAATGGGACAGAAAATTCACTTATTCGCTATAATTACTATTGTTTCTATTGTTTGCTCATGGTAGTTATTCGCCCGTCAAGATCTCATAGCAACGCAGAAAACAATGAAATCTTTTTCGGGGCGCGCATGCAGCGTTTTTTCGCCGCGCTTCGGACTCGAGGGGGAATCGGAAATGAAATTGGAGCTTTTTTTCAATGGCTCGGTCGCGGCCGTGCTTCTCGTGACGTGGATCTATCTGAAGGCGCGCTGGTTTTAATTTCGCATCCGGGAAGTTGAAGGCGCGTCACGCAAGGATTGTCGAGACGGCGGCCTGACGGTTTCGCGCCCTTCGCGCGCGCGACGGTCTCCATTACAATCGGCGGATGATCGAACGAGCGCGCGAGCCGGGCAAGGCAAGCGGCCGGCGGATTTTCGCCCCGCTGGTGGCGGCGTTTGTGCTGCTCGCCGCGGGCCGCTCGGTCGCGCGCGTCATCCTGTTTGACTCGTTCGACCGCGGTCTCGAGGACCGGTGGACGATCGTCGATCACGCGACGGGCGGATCGACCTTCATGACCGGTGACGCGGTGCTCGAGGCCATCGGCGCGGGCTGGGCGAATCTCGATGCGCCGTTTTGTTCCGCCGCGACGTATCACACGCCCGGATTCGCGACGGACACCGAGCTCGTCTCCCCGCCGCTCGATCTCACGGGATTCGAGAACATCGCGTTGACGCTCGGCGCGAGTTTTCAAAAGGGAGGGGGAGCGAGCGCGTCGATTCGACTGGCGGCCAGCGCGGGCGACCTGCTTGCCATGACGTTGACCGACGACACCTCGGACACCGTGCTCGATCTTGGCGAATCGACCCCCGTCGGCCCGGCCGACGCGCGCGTTCGCCTTCGCTTCGCTTCACCCGCGGACGCGGGCGCGTATTTCGCCGCGGACGACATTCTCGTCGAGGGGTTTTGTTTTTTGCCCCAGTCGCACGATTTCGTTCACGACGATGGCGAGTGGAACAACGCCCACGCGTGGAGCGTCGAAGGCCGCGAGTTCGTGAACTGCTTTGTTCCCGATCGGTACCCCGCCTATCTCATGCGCATCGAGGCGTTTCACCACACCTTCGGTCCGAACACGGAGGAGTATCGCTGGGTGGTTTACGAGAATCCGGACGGCACGGGTCCGCCCGAAGGCGAACCGATTTTTGAATCCGATCCCGACATGTTCGGATCCACGGGTTGGTCCGAGGCGCTTCTCGGGGTCGAAGGGCTTTCACCTCCGATCGTGTCGGGCGGCTGGTGCGTCGGCGTGCGTCAGGTTGACGCGGCGCCGGCGGAATTCGACCAACGCATTTACATTGGCGAGGACGCCTCGACGCCCGGCGACGGCGTCAGCTACGGCGGATCCGCGACGGACGGCTGGGGTCACTACACGGGCACGGGCACGCTGATGATTCGCGCTCGGGCCGAGGCGTGCTCGACCGCGACGTCGACGACCGCCCCGCCGACCACGACAACCACGCCGCCCACGACGACCACAACCGGCGCGACAACGACAAGCTCCAGCGCGGGCACGACGACCACGACCGCGCCCTCGACGACGACGAGCGTACCCGCCACGACCACCACCACGGCGCCCCCCGGCACGGATGACGACGCTGAGAACGATGACGACGCAGAGAATGATGACGATGCGGAGAACGATGACGATGCGACCGGCGGCGATACCGACGAGGACGACGATCCGGGCGGGCCTACGTCCGCGGGTGACGGGGACGACTCGACGTGCTGCGGGTGCTAGAGCCGCGTCCGGCGCGGGCGCGCCGCCCGCTTGCTCTTGGTGTCTATCGTTTCTAGAATCCGGTTACGCGTCCGATTAATTGAATTTCTTGAAGGAGACTCAAACGATGATGTTTCGAACGTTGTGCGTTTTGTCGCTTTTTTTGCTTGCCGTCACGTCGTTCGTCCATGCCGAGGAGGAGCCCGCGGCGCCCGCAATGCCGACGCCCGCGCCCGAACTTGAGAACGTCGCCTTCTTCGAGGGCGACTGGTCCTGTGACAATCGGCAGGAAGCGCACGAGATGACCGGGCCGGCGCACGATTTCAAAGCGGCGTTGAACGTGAAGAAAGGCGTCCGCGATTTCTGGTACGCATTGAGTTGGAAAGAGGAAGCCAGCGACGTGCATCCGCCGTTCGAGGCCTCGGGGCACATTGGTTACGATGCCCTGGCGAAGAAGTACGTTCTCGTCGGCGTCGATAGTTGGGGCATGGTGGCGCGGTTTGAGTCGGACGGTTGGGCGGACGACCGGTTCACGTTCACAGCCGACATCCCGATGGAGCCCGGCAAGCTGACGCCCGTCCGGTGGACGTGGGAGAAGAAGGAAGGCGGTGAGCTTGTCAGCACGTGGAACATGAAACAGGGTGACGAGTGGAAGGCGTTCTCCCGCTCGGTGTGCAAGAAATAGGCGAGAAATCGCGGCGGCGCCCCGGATCGGCGCATTGTTTCGAAAGGGGAGGGTTCATGAAATCTCGATACCTGCTTGCGGCGTTCGCGCTGATCATTCTCACGTCGGTCGCGACGGAGCCCGCCTTGGCTCGCGTCGTCATCTTTGAGGAATTCGAAAACGGCATTCCGTCGCACTGGTCGGTCGTCAACAACGCCGGCGAGACGTGGATCACCGGTGACCCCGATCTCGAGGCGGTACGCGACAGCACCTGGGACTTGATCTTCATGACGTTCGCGAGCGTCGACAACTACTACACGAATTATGGCGTCGCGACGGATTCGGACATCATTTCCAACCTCGTCGATCTGACCGGGTTCGAAAACATGGAGATCACGGCGTCCATCGACGTTTTCTCGCCAACAAGCGATGTCGCTGCGGCGCTGTATGTCGAGGCGGACGGGGGCGGCTGGCAAGTTATGGTCAGCGGCACGGATGACCAGATCGACGATTCGCTTTTGGAAGTCGATGTGTCCGACGAACTCGACGGCATGCCGGACTCCCGCTTTCGCTTCGGATTCGCGACGACCAACAGCGCGGGCGGATGGTTCGCGATCGACAATGTCCGACTTGGCGGCGATTGCATCGCGGAGGTCAGCGACACGATCATCGAGGACGACGGCACTTCGGAAATCCCGGTCGCACCTGCGCTTGGCATCGCCGTGGTGGTCTGCGTGACCCCGGACACCTACCCCGCGTATCTCACCGGTGTCGAAGCGTTCTTCACCGCGCTCTCGCAGGAGGGCAGTCAGGTGGAATATATCGTGTATTACGATCCGGACAACGACGGGCCCCAGACGGGCGATCCGCGTTGGGTGGATTCGGGTTTCGTGCCGACGGCCGACACCTGGAACTTCGTCGATGTGTCGGGCGAAGGGGAGTTTCTCGTCCCGCTGACGTCCGGAGCGTTTTGCGCCGGCGTCCGTTTTCCGGCGGGCCTCGGTACGGAATTCCTCGGGGTCGACAGCGCCGATCCGGACGGCCATTCATGGATTTCCAACGGGGATCAGACGACGTGGGAGAACTTCGACACCGTCTTCACGCCCTCGCGCGACGCGATGATCCGGCTCGAATACGAGTACTGCGCGGTTTCCACGACAACCACAACGACATCCACGACAACGACGACCGGCGCGACGACGACAAGTACCGGCGGCACCACGACGACAACGGGCGCCACGACGACAACGGGCGCCACGACGACGACCGGTGCCACAACCACGACGGGGGCGACGACGACGACCGGAGGGACGACGACAACGACGATCCCCGGCGATGACGACGATTTTGATGACGACACGGCGGACGACGACACGGCGGATGATGACACGTCCGACGATGACACGTCCGACGACGACACCTCCGACGATGATTTCGACGATGACTTCGACGACGACTCGGATGACGATGACGATTTCGACGATGACGTCACGCCGGACGACGACGCGTTCGAGGACGACGACGACGATTCACGTGATTCGTCGCGTCGCGACAACGACGACGAAAACTGCTGCGGGTGCTAGAAACCCGACGCCGCGGCGATCGAGCCGCGGTGGCTTTTTTCCCGGGATGACGCCGATGACGTGGGCGGCGCGAAGGCTTTCGCTCACCGCGCTCGTTGTGTTTTTCGCCGTTGGCGCGGCTCCAGCAAGCGCTCAGGTGCGCCGCCCGGCGCCACCGCCGTCGGCCGCGATGTCGCGCGATGTCACGGGCTTTTTCATGATCGAGGCGGGCGTGACGATTGCCCCGTCGGTCGGCATCGAAACCGACGGCGCGGCGGCCCGGTCCGTTTCCGGCGCGCAGGCGAACATCCCCGGATTTTCGGCCGCCCTGTTCCTCATCCCCACATGGGGGCGCAACGGGCTCACCTTTGGCGCGTCCTACGACCTCACCGGCGGATCATTCGAACATCGACTCGAATCGGACGGTGAACAACGCACCGTGGAAACGGATTTCGGCATGGCGCAATTCGCGGCGCGCGCCGGGTACGTGCGTTATTTCGGGCGCTACCGCTGGTTTCCGTTCGTGCTCGCCGACGCCGGTCTTGTGTGGGAGCGTGTGCAAGTTTCGTTTGGGGAGGGCGACGAGGAAACCGTGCACCAGGGCCGCGCGAACACCGGGGTTCTTGGCCTCGGGGTGGGCATCCTGC
It encodes:
- a CDS encoding carboxypeptidase-like regulatory domain-containing protein: MRGRLRAFFVSIAVAAMAIGAPSCSCEGEETAPFANSGGADEQDCTPGDAELSGRVVAPDFVTPVNGADVTVIGESLQTVSDGQGDFHFDKVPGGDQRIRAEKNGFAGEATVKICVSRGNYVEVPIRPIDFHMAVVVTKENFQTGDFDYDAIQDLLARMGYREGQDFDIIRPRDLRDEALLKQYDYVFINCTNNPIVGDPEIIEALRGYVKAGGGLYVSDWAFTYIVDAWPDAIAFPDFAHIGYSTYAEGVVESDALAAYLGAGVMEIEFNLGAWVSIADTGDETQVLVRGDYEVFGFEDIATVTDGPLLVQFPFGAGRVTYTSFHHEDGQTRDVTRALSFIVFNPLI
- a CDS encoding neutral/alkaline non-lysosomal ceramidase N-terminal domain-containing protein, with translation MSLFYTVLSALLIPLTFSMGCACGSADDDDSDTAGDDDSASDDDANDDDVDDDTIDDDTIDDDANDDDANDDDTGDDDIDPRFKAGFAEVDITPVEPVKMAGYGTFFLSEDNCRWSTGVHDPLYARAVAFDDPTGGGPVLLVVLDLVGLVKNDVDIIAEDIAEATGLSPDNVIVASTHTHHGPDTIGIWGVLIPPISGRQAAVIESILTGAVEAGAAAWDARVPASFAFAAGEEAALHKNIIDDPDKTIDDTMTALFAYDEGGAMLGSVMNWAAHPTVMGEENTLVSADFPGVYSREMAEDFGGVHVFVNGLLGAMIQPDPRWVDADEWDEVETVGATLADDVGALLAVAEPIENPSIDFLANVTLESTLVNPVFALAGKLGLIARDIPPLGGTAYARISAFNVGPVVFGTLPGEYVPNYSGPLRTGMGGEAQMLIGLGQDWLGYILTPDQFATAPYAYETVLCPNPNIGDLTAAIYEQIQANRR
- a CDS encoding DUF433 domain-containing protein, producing MTREEMFNRITVNPGVCGGKPCVRDTRIEIAVILDGLADGMVNEEIVGHYPQLTIDDIQAALAFSESSGY
- a CDS encoding decaprenyl-phosphate phosphoribosyltransferase — encoded protein: MNPPPAGGRARGLALGVALLRAGRPGQWIKNFMLFPALVFAGRLTDTRSVAAVAGGFAAFCLLSSSVYFFNDIRDVEQDRRHPNKRFRPIASGQVPIALAHRAMIFLAAAGLAGMLALNLITLTAGLDVFAIALAYLALQIAYTLHLKHVVILDVGCIAAGFVLRVLAGAAILDVPIGMWIVICTTLLALFLGFGKRRHELVLLSGGAGEHRRILQEYSPYYLDQMIAVVTASTVIAYALYTLDPVTVAKLGTDKLPFTIPFVIYGIFRYLYLVHQREEGGSPSKVLVSDRPLLANIALWFAVVVVLLYVD
- a CDS encoding DUF3592 domain-containing protein; the protein is MSPEFSAETISPDPIEPGRSPQTATAPKRPRIAILIAFFILIGAAVPLFSLVGPECHSERLLKTGTPAQGTILSIDDTGNRFNDQPQVRIRLTVEPPGGAPYETSVKMIISPVHLPQFQPGKRVKLRFDPGDPRDVAIEAVME
- a CDS encoding zinc ribbon domain-containing protein, which translates into the protein MTWRKCPNCGAPASRGATRCLYCGSEWWGPIEGDGDEPEFSGDRERAPTGGAAPAIVPMGANATRAGFFRTFLFVVLVPCCPPVALLWLWLAMPWRRGRKALFTGIILALIAWAAYEIDDATVRVDGPKFSTSAPDLAGRAHETIGVDDVFRLMRDEALPRETRKERFLAQYAGRWVRWSGTVDEVSTYTTMASEVRVDPFGVPPPAPKRLVRAFMDPAANAMINDLTEGAPVTVSGRLFGYDFFLHRVEIADAIPVNGAPASGEPLPGFDLPDNGPNDDAVSPDLAQTADAEPSPKTGDNPPAASK
- a CDS encoding DUF1579 family protein → MMFRTLCVLSLFLLAVTSFVHAEEEPAAPAMPTPAPELENVAFFEGDWSCDNRQEAHEMTGPAHDFKAALNVKKGVRDFWYALSWKEEASDVHPPFEASGHIGYDALAKKYVLVGVDSWGMVARFESDGWADDRFTFTADIPMEPGKLTPVRWTWEKKEGGELVSTWNMKQGDEWKAFSRSVCKK